GCTGCCGATCCAGCAGCACCTGCAACCGTGCCACCTTCACCTCTTCGGGGATGCTGTCGGGCATGTGGATCGCCGGAGTATTCGGCCGCATCGAGTATTTGAACGCGAAGATCGCGTCATAACCAACTTCATCGAGCAGCGTAGCCGTATCCTCAAGATCCTTTTCAGTCTCACCCGGAAAGCCGACGATGATATCCGAAGTAATCGAGATACTCCGCTTCGCCGCCTTCATCCATGCGATCCGCTCGAGATACCACTCCCGCGTGTACTCTCGCGACATCGCGGCCAGCACCGCGCTCGACCCGCTCTGCACCGGCAGATGCACATGGTCGCACAGCGTAGGCGTCGCGTCGATGGCCTCCACGATATCCCGCGTAAAGTCTCGCGGATGCGAAGTCGTAAACCGCACCCGGCGAATCCCCGGAATCGTTCCCACCGCGTGCAGCAGTTCGGCAAACGTCATCGCTCCCGAAGGATCGCGGTAGCTGTTCACGTTCTGCCCCAGCAACTGAATCTCGGTGTACCCGGCGTCGGCCATCCGCCGCGCCTCTTCCATCACCGATGCGGCCGTGCGGCTGCGCTCATTGCCACGCGTATACGGCACCACGCAGTAGGCGCAGAACTTATCGCATCCCTCAATGATCGTGATGTATCCACGATGCTGATTCGTCCGCGCGACGAACGGCGTCTCAAAGGTCTCGGTGGTCTTCTTGTCGTCGAGCCCTGTGATACGGGTATCGCCACGTTCCAGCCGATCCAGCATCCCAGGCAGGTTGCGGTACGAGGCCGACCCCGCCACGATCGACACATACGGCGCGCGGTCGAAGATCTTCTCGCCCTCCTGCTGGGCCACGCAGCCGATCACGGCAAACTTCTTGCCCTCGCCCTGCATCCGCTTGTACTCGTTCAGCCGGTGGAAGACCT
This is a stretch of genomic DNA from Granulicella sp. WH15. It encodes these proteins:
- the miaB gene encoding tRNA (N6-isopentenyl adenosine(37)-C2)-methylthiotransferase MiaB, producing MSKTFYIETFGCQMNAHDSEKVVGTLEQQGYAQVQDEAEAGLILYNTCSIRDKAEQKVFHRLNEYKRMQGEGKKFAVIGCVAQQEGEKIFDRAPYVSIVAGSASYRNLPGMLDRLERGDTRITGLDDKKTTETFETPFVARTNQHRGYITIIEGCDKFCAYCVVPYTRGNERSRTAASVMEEARRMADAGYTEIQLLGQNVNSYRDPSGAMTFAELLHAVGTIPGIRRVRFTTSHPRDFTRDIVEAIDATPTLCDHVHLPVQSGSSAVLAAMSREYTREWYLERIAWMKAAKRSISITSDIIVGFPGETEKDLEDTATLLDEVGYDAIFAFKYSMRPNTPAIHMPDSIPEEVKVARLQVLLDRQREIQRVNYERHLGEVMEVMVEGHNRQRNQVVGRSSQNKTVNFTTSQLIFPALGSYQTVRVTQTFPNSLLAEAI